A stretch of Odocoileus virginianus isolate 20LAN1187 ecotype Illinois chromosome 31, Ovbor_1.2, whole genome shotgun sequence DNA encodes these proteins:
- the XPO7 gene encoding exportin-7: MRDPGRKSLAQLENLCKQLYETTDTTTRLQAEKALVEFTNSPDCLSKCQLLLERGSSSYSQLLAATCLTKLVSRTNNPLPLEQRIDIRNYVLNYLATRPKLATFVTQALIQLYARITKLGWFDCQKDDYVFRNAITDVTRFLQDSVEYCIIGVTILSQLTNEINQVSATAFLIEADTTHPLTKHRKIASSFRDSSLFDIFTLSCNLLKQASGKNLNLNDESQHGLLMQLLKLTHNCLNFDFIGTSTDESSDDLCTVQIPTSWRSAFLDSSTLQLFFDLYHSIPPSFSPLVLSCLVQIASVRRSLFNNAERAKFLSHLVDGVKRILENPQSLSDPNNYHEFCRLLARLKSNYQLGELVKVENYPEVIRLIANFTVTSLQHWEFAPNSVHYLLSLWQRLAASVPYVKATEPHMLETYTPEVTKAYITSRLESVHIILRDGLEDPLEDTGLVQQQLDQLSTIGRCEYEKTCALLVQLFDQSAQSYQELLQSASASPMDIAVQEGRLTWLVYIIGAVIGGRVSFASTDEQDAMDGELVCRVLQLMNLTDSRLAQAGNEKLELAMLSFFEQFRKIYIGDQVQKSSKLYRRLSEVLGLNDETMVLSVFIGKIITNLKYWGRCEPITSKTLQLLNDLSIGYSSVRKLVKLSAVQFMLNNHTSEHFSFLGINNQSNLTDMRCRTTFYTALGRLLMVDLGEDEDQYEQFMLPLTAAFEAVAQMFSTNSFNEQEAKRTLVGLVRDLRGIAFAFNAKTSFMMLFEWIYPSYMPILQRAIELWYHDPACTTPVLKLMAELVHNRSQRLQFDVSSPNGILLFRETSKMITMYGNRILTLGEVPKDQVYALKLKGISICFSMLKAALSGSYVNFGVFRLYGDDALDNALQTFIKLLLSIPHSDLLDYPKLSQSYYSLLEVLTQDHMNFIASLEPHVIMYILSSISEGLTALDTMVCTGCCSCLDHIVTYLFKQLSRSTKKRTTPLTQESDRFLHIMQQHPEMIQQMLSTVLNIIIFEDCRNQWSMSRPLLGLILLNEKYFSDLRNSIVNSQPPEKQQAMHLCFENLMEGIERNLLTKNRDRFTQNLSAFRREVNDSMKNSTYGVNSNDMMS; encoded by the exons ATGAGGGACCCTGGGAGGAAG AGCCTGGCCCAACTAGAGAATCTGTGCAAACAGCTGTATGAAACAACAGATACGACCACTCGACTTCAGGCAGAGAAAGCCTTGGTTGAATTTACCAACAGCCCTGATTGCCTGAGCAAGTGCCAGCTACTCCTTGAAAGAGGAAGT TCATCTTACTCCCAGTTACTGGCAGCTACATGCCTTACAAAGCTTGTATCGCGCACAAATAACCCTCTACCATTGGAACAGCGGATAGATATTC ggAACTATGTGCTCAACTACCTTGCCACTCGGCCAAAGCTGGCCACTTTTGTGACGCAAGCACTTATCCAGTTATATGCCAGGATCACAAAGTTGGGCTGGTTTGACTGTCAGAAGGATGATTACGTCTTCAGAAATGCAATCACAGATGTCACAAGGTTTTTACAG gatAGTGTTGAATACTGCATCATTGGTGTCACGATTTTATCGCAGCTAACCAATGAAATTAATCAAGTAAGTGCTACAGCCTTCCTCATTGAA GCAGACACCACCCATCCTTTAACCAAGCACAGAAAAATAGCCTCTTCTTTCCGAGATTCATCGTTATTCGATATCTTCACGCTTTCGTGCAATTTACTAAAACAG GCTTCTGGAAAGAATCTGAACTTGAATGATGAAAGTCAGCATGGCTTGCTGATGCAACTGCTCAAGCTCACTCATAACTGCCTGAACTTTGATTTCATCGGCACTTCCACCGACGAGTCCTCAGACGACCTGTGCACGGTACAGATCCCCACCAGCTGGAGATCAG CGTTCTTGGATTCTTCAACTCTGCAGCTGTTTTTTGACCTCTATCATTCCATCCCTCCTTCATTTTCACCTCTG GTATTATCATGCTTAGTACAGATTGCCTCAGTTAGAAGGTCCCTATTCAACAACGCAGAGAGGGCCAAGTTTCTCTCTCACCTTGTTGATGGTGTTAAACGAATACTGGAAAACCCACAG AGTTTGTCAGACCCAAACAATTACCATGAGTTTTGCAGACTACTGGCCCGCTTGAAGAGTAACTATCAACTGGGAGAATTAGTGAAGGTGGAAAACTACCCCGAGGTCATCCGATTGATAGCTAACTTCACGGTGACCAGCCTGCAG CATTGGGAATTTGCCCCAAATAGCGTGCACTATCTCCTGAGCCTGTGGCAGCGGCTGGCAGCCTCCGTGCCATATGTGAAAGCCACCGAGCCCCACATGCTGGAGACATATACTCCTGAGGTCACCAAAGCCTACATCACATCCCGTCTGGAATCTGTGCACATCATACTCAG AGATGgactggaagaccccctggaggataCAGGTCTGGTCCAGCAGCAGCTGGACCAGCTCTCTACCATCGGGCGCTGTGAATACGAGAAGACATGTGCGCTGCTCGTGCAGTTGTTTGACCAGTCTGCCCAGTCCTACCAGGAGCTGCTCCAGAGTGCCAGCGCCAGCCCCATGGACATCGCAGTGCAGGAAG GAAGGCTGACGTGGCTGGTTTACATCATTGGTGCAGTGATTGGTGGCCGGGTCTCTTTTGCCAGCACTGATGAGCAGGATGCTATGGACGGCGAGCTTGTCTGTCG ggtgctCCAGCTGATGAACCTAACAGACTCTCGCTTGGCTCAGGCGGGTAATGAGAAACTAGAATTGGCCATGCTGAGCTTTTTTGAACAATTTCGTAAGATCTACATTGGGGACCAGGTGCAGAAATCCTCTAAG TTGTACCGCCGGCTCTCAGAGGTGCTGGGCCTGAATGACGAGACCATGGTCCTCAGCGTCTTCATAGGGAAAAT CATCACCAACCTGAAGTACTGGGGCCGTTGTGAACCTATCACCTCCAAGACACTACAGCTTCTCAATGACCTCTCCATTGGATA CAGTAGTGTAAGGAAGCTAGTGAAGCTGAGTGCAGTACAGTTCATGCTGAACAATCACACG aGCGAGCACTTTTCATTTTTGGGTATTAACAATCAGTCCAACCTGACAGATATGCGGTGTCGAACTACCTTCTACACGGCACTTGGGCGTCTCCTCATGGTGGATTTAG GAGAGGATGAAGACCAATATGAGCAGTTCATGCTGCCGCTCACAGCAGCGTTTGAAGCTGTGGCCCAGATGTTTAGCACTAATAGTTTCAACGAACAAGAGGCAAAG CGAACTCTAGTTGGCCTCGTAAGAGACCTGAGAGGGATAGCTTTTGCCTTCAATGCCAAGACCAGCTTCATGATGCTGTTCGAATGGAT CTACCCCTCCTACATGCCCATCCTGCAGCGGGCCATTGAGCTGTGGTACCATGACCCAGCCTGCACTACCCCTGTGCTCAAGCTGATGGCGGAACTGGTCCACAACAG ATCCCAGCGGCTCCAGTTTGATGTCTCATCCCCCAATGGCATCTTACTCTTCAGAGAAACCAGCAAGATGATAACGATGTATG GCAATCGCATCCTGACACTAGGAGAGGTCCCAAAGGATCAGGTCTACGCACTGAAGCTCAAAGGCATCTCCATCTGTTTCTCCATGCTGAAGGCTGCTCTCAGCGGGAGCTACGTCAATTTTGGAGTGTTCCGTCTCTATGGGGATGACGCCCTGGACAATGCTCTGCAGACCTTCATCAAGCTGCTCCTGTCTATCCCCCACAGTGACCTCCTG GATTACCCCAAGCTCAGCCAGTCTTACTACTCACTACTGGAAGTCCTCACCCAGGACCACATGAACTTTATTGCAAGCCTGGAGCCTCATGTCATCATGTATATTCTCTCTTCCATTTCTGAAGGACTTACTGCACTCG ACACCATGGTATGCACAGGTTGCTGCTCCTGCCTGGACCACATCGTGACATACCTCTTCAAGCAGCTTTCCCGTAGCACCAAGAAGAGGACGACGCCCCTGACCCAGGAGAGCGACCGCTTCCTGCATATCATGCAGCAGCATCCAGAGATGATCCAGCAG ATGCTGTCAACGGTGCTGAACATCATCATCTTCGAAGACTGTAGGAACCAGTGGTCTATGTCCCGACCCCTACTCGGCTTGATACTACTTAATGAAAAG TATTTTTCTGACCTAAGGAACAGCATCGTGAACAgccagccaccagagaagcagcAGGCTATGCACCTGTGCTTTGAAAACCTGATGGAAGGCATTGAGCGGAACCTTCTAACAAAAAACAGAGACAG GTTCACCCAGAACCTGTCGGCATTCCGTCGAGAAGTCAACGACTCGATGAAGAATTCCACGTATGGAGTGAATAGCAATGATATGATGAGCTGA
- the LOC139032479 gene encoding large ribosomal subunit protein uL16-like codes for MSPLSLRHATEDPGVAMGRRPARCYRYCKNKPYPKSRFCRGVPDAKIRIFDLGRKKAKVDEFPLCGHMVSDEYEQLSSEALEAARICANKYMVKSCGKDGFHIRVRLHPFHVIRINKMLSCAGADRLQTGMRGAFGKPQGTVARVHIGQVIMSIRTKLQNKEHVIEALRRAKFKFPGRQKIHISKKWGFTKFNADEFENMVAEKRLIPDGCGVKYIPNRGPLDKWRALHS; via the coding sequence atgtctcctctTTCCCTTCGGCACGCCACTGAAGATCCTGGTGTCGCCATGGGCCGCCGCCCCGCCCGGTGTTACCGGTATTGTAAGAACAAGCCGTACCCAAAGTCCCGCTTCTGCCGAGGTGTCCCTGATGCTAAGATCCGCATCTTCGACTTGGGGCGTAAGAAGGCCAAAGTGGATGAGTTCCCACTCTGTGGCCACATGGTGTCAGATGAGTATGAGCAGCTCTCCTCTGAAGCCCTGGAGGCTGCCCGTATTTGTGCCAACAAGTACATGGTGAAAAGCTGTGGCAAAGATGGTTTTCACATCCGAGTGCGGCTCCACCCCTTCCATGTCATCCGCATCAACAAGATGTTGTCTTGCGCTGGAGCTGATAGACTCCAGACAGGTATGCGCGGTGCCTTTGGAAAGCCCCAGGGCACAGTGGCCAGGGTCCACATTGGCCAGGTCATAATGTCCATCCGCACCAAGCTGCAGAACAAGGAGCATGTGATTGAAGCCCTCCGCCGAGCCAAATTCAAGTTCCCTGGCCGTCAGAAGATCCACATCTCCAAGAAGTGGGGATTTACCAAGTTCAATGCGGATGAATTTGAGAACATGGTGGCAGAAAAGCGACTCATCCCGGACGGCTGTGGGGTCAAGTACATCCCTAATCGTGGTCCCCTGGACAAATGGCGGGCCCTGCACTCATGA